TTGACACTGAAATTAGTTTGACTTCTCCACAGGAATCTCATGATAATTCTTCATTGCTGCCTGTCATAAAGCAGGAGGACGTTGAGCCCAAAGTCTCAAATGCAGGTGagagaaaattactttttttcctcaatTACAGTTGAATAAGTTGTAGAATTTGATACATTCTGCAGAATTTGGTAAAATTTggttaaaataaaacctttttttctttttcatttatcctCCATGGTATCCTTATCACTGCTACAGTGGGGTCAGCATGGGCCACTGCTtgtggaaatgaaaatgaagggTCTCTCATTAACCACATAGGTTCAACTGGAGAgatgtttgaaaatgatgaagAGGCTAGAGTCACCTTGGAACTACGCTGTCATGGAATGGATAATGATTTACCAGGAGCCCAGAGCCAACCATCTGAACCAGAGCATCCACTCGTTAtcacaataaaatgtgacaCGGGGGACAAGACAGAGGGACAGCTTGTAAAGTCTGAAGAACAAACATTTGCGACTGCTCAGCAACAATTAATGGTTGAACTTGAAAAGGAGCAACTATCAGTGGTCCCACTACAATGCCACAGAGAGGTTGAAATGTCAATAAGTGAGCAGACGGACACTGCTGTGCAGCAGTCTGCAGATGTGCAGTGTACAGAGGAACCTTTACCAGAGcccacaacagaaaacacaggaatAGCATGTGAAGAACTAAAAAATGGCTTGGCAGAAAGTGATTCTAATACCCAACCTGTACGCCGTAGACGAGGACGGCCaccaaagaaagtaaaacatctACAGCAGCCTGTCAAAGAAACGGATGCAACAACCGAACAAGACGTGTTAAATTCCCCTTCAGTAAGAGTGGAAGAGGTTGCGGTTTCTTCTGCCATTGATAAAGTTAACACCACCGAATCTGCATCTCCAGTATCCCCAGCTCTGCAGAGAACTATGGAATCTGCTGTAGGAGACATGGAGAACAGTGAATTTGGTTCTTTGCCTTTTTCAGTGGAATCTATGACTAGGGAAAGAACGTCTGGATCTCAACAGTGTTCCATGGAAATGGAAGCTTCACCCACTGAAAATTCATCCGCAACTGAAACATTAAATTCTCGACCAGTGGAGTCACCACAAGCATCATCAGTTACGCTCAGAGAACGTTGTTCCTCTGTAACGCTTCAGGACGCATTGTTACTCGTTGAAGCCATGAATCTGTCAACAGGGGGAAATCCAGTATCCTCTTTCAAAAGAATGATAGAATCACCCCAAACCCAGGTTGTTCCTCACATGGATACTTTACAAACTATGGAAAAGATCCCGACAGTGCCACAGACACTTTCTTCTAAAACTTGTGATGCTGTAGGCAGTGTAGCCATAACAGAGCTGTCCACAACACAATCAAGTGTACAGACACTTAGCACTAGTCCTCCAGTAAAAGATTCAACTTCAACCAATAAAGCCAAGCCCCACATTCAGCATATCACTGAAAAACATTCGGTCACACCATCCAATATTGCCACTCAGCAAATGCCCTCATCAACCTGTGCAACTCAAACAAGTGTGCACTCACAGCAGGGTTTTCCCCGTCCTGTGATAAGATGGATAACACCAAGCAAATCGAGTAATGACAagccaaataaaataattgttgtGCCAAGACCAGAAAGCTTATCAATGCCGTATAAGTTTGCTGCACTGTCCCCAAAAACTGTTGCTGCACAGAAAAATGGTTTACTTTCATCTTCTACAGACAGAccttccttttcctccctccctcagcaAACAATATATGCTGCCTCCAGGAAGTCACTTCCCGTTGTCCCTTCGCAGTCGACGGCCACCTCTACAGACCAGCACTCAGGCTTTCTACCCCacttaaaaacaattataattcAAAGACAGGTTTCAGTTGTTGCATCAGGGACACGTCAATCACAGAATGTTCTTACAGCAATGCAGAAGTCAGCAGAACCAGCTGATGCTGTGACAGTGTCATCACCACAACTGATTTCTTTGTCGCAAGAGTCAACCTATTCAGTGGTTGGAAAAACTGCTGTTTCTACGGTATCACCTCAAAAGAAGGATAATAACTCTTCAAACCTTGGATCTCCCAAACAAACTGCCCGTGTTTTTGAAACAACAAATGTACCAAAAATAACTTGTTCTGTATCTCAACTGGAACAAAAACTCTCTGCAGTGGTCAGATTAATCAGGCTGCCAATGTCTGTATCAACCAAAGAATCAGTATCGGTCTCAAGACTGCTCTCAAATGGATTTCCTGAATCACGCTCAGTTTTGAATGAGGGTGCCACACAAGGTAGATTACCTGTGGACATACTACGACAGCCATCAAAGATTTGTCCCAGGTTAAAAGACACTGCAGTTTCTATGTCTTTCAATACCTCTCAGATGtccaaagagaaaaataacattcaAGATATGCACAACAGTGAGTATGTGCCCCCTACACCATTCAAGGTGTCAGTACCAGTCTTGGACATATCAACAGAAGCCATCAGCAATGCAATGCAAGGTTGTGCACCTTCTGACAACGCACCAATAGCAGAGAAAGGATCAGTTAACCCAATACAGCTAATCTCCATCTCATCCAAGGACAAATCTGACCGTCATTTGCAAATGACTAAAACCCAGTTCCTGGCACAGCTGGCAGTGTCACCTGTAGTTCAAGCCCCCAGAGAGGTAAACACTCAAACCCAATTTGCTAAGTAAAATTATTGCAACtgtcaaaaataatatttttatgaGAAAGATAATATGCACTGATGAccacacattcatgcagcctCAATTGGGCATAATGGAGAATGGGTTGCAgctaatgatttttattttcaattattcTGACTATTATCTTCTTGTTTACTTGCTTAAAAAAGAGCAACCAATGCCATACATCTTCCCACAGCCCAAGGTGATGATAGAAAAAACTGTCTCTCTATCTTAAATGGTATTCAATTTGCAATGATGTatgacaaagagaagcagattAATTCTTCTGGTTTTACAAGCTAGgacccttttattaatcatgtttttttaataaatcctTGATAAAGACTGAAATGAAATTTATAGAGTATCAGAAGTTGCTGATTAGTTTCTGTTCATTGGCTAATGAAGTAACCGACTTATTTCAGTTTCAACGGTGAAGCATTTTTGTCATATTCCTTTGTGGTAGGAATGTAAACCTAGTGTCTAGATTATATCTGCTATTTTGAGTTAAAACTTATTTctaagtttgtttttctttttgccttttttgtAGGCCTCCTCCAAACATGTTGCAGATACAGGAGCTTCTAGTGCAGAATCCAGCACTAGTGGCAGGAAAAGCACCACCATGGCCCGACTCCGAAGTCGCATCAGTACTCACTTGCATTCCAGAAGAACCAAACTAAAGCCAGAAATatgcacagaaacagagacCACTGCTATGAGTCCTAAGAAACTTAGATCACACAATGACAATccaaataatacaaacacaacCACTGAACATATTCCTGTTGAACCTAAAAAGTCTTGTGTTGTTGAAGACATTGCACCCAAGAGGATCGTAAGTGTACCCACTAGAAGGTCAAAGCTTAGTAGTGAAACCACTCCTAAAAGTGGTAGAAGGTCTAGCTCAGGTATTGCTAGTGTAGCTTCTAAAACTGTTGAATGCAGTTCTGTTACTCCTCGAAGGCTTAGTTCAACTAAAGATGGTGCTAACCCTAAACAGACAAAAAGCAGTGTTTGccttaaaaatacaaaacccaCCTCTGAGAGGAATAGTTCAACGAGAGATGATGCTATCCTTAAACAGACTAAATCCTCTTCTGTGAGTCCTAAAAGGTCTTGTTCAACTAGAGAACAGTCAAGTCTTAAAAAGGCTGAAGCCTCAGCTGTTACTCCCCGGAAATCTAGTTTAAGTGAAAACGCtgcaaaatttaaaatgtctacAAGTGAAATGATTAATGACAGCCATAGGTCGGATTTCACCCAACACAGTTCGAGCACTAGACAGATTAAAAGAGAATCCAGTCCTTTTAGTCTTTGGAGGAAAACCACAGCTAGTGATATTGCTAGGCCAAACAGTCAGTCTGGCTCCTCGTATGTTTGTTGGCCTAAATTGGCTAAAGATGGTGTCAGCTGTGGAAAGACTGCAGAAACCACTCCTGCTAAGAAACCCAGATTGATTCAAGAAGTGCCAGGGCCTGAAAAGAATTTAAGAGTTTTGAATGAAAAAGCCACAACATTAGCTAAAATGACAAATTCCAATCAATCCACACTTCAGAATGATGCTAAAACAAGCCAGTTAACAGATAAAAGATATAAGACCCAAGCTGTGTGGATTCCTCCTACAATACCAGCCAGCAGAACATCAGCAGGGGGAAAGGCATCTCTGTTACCTTTGAAGAAAGAGACAAGATCTTCAAGACCCCAGAATCATATTGCAATTTACCAGCCTAGTGTTTCTCTCAATCCCATATCTACCAAAGCACCATCCATGGTATCACCATTACAGCCCTTATCAGTCATTGGTGGGCGTCTGCTTAAGAATCAGTGTGGGGAGTGTGGCCGCATCCTCAGCAGCAGTGCTGCCCTTGAGAGCCATGTCAGACTTCATAAAGGACGGCGACCTTTCTCTTGCACGCTTTGCGGGAAGAGTTTTCCAGACCCCAAGGGTCTTAAAAGGCATGGCCGGGTGCACCGCAATGGTAGGATCCACATCTGCCAGGAGTGCGGGAAGGGCTTTGTCTACCGTTTTGGCCTCACCAAACACCTTCAGATGGTGCACAGCAGAATTAAACCCTTTGTCTGCCAGATCTGCAACAAAGGCTTCTTCACAAAGCGAGATGTGGAAGCCCACATTCGGATCCACACTGGAGAGAAACCATTCCAATGCAACCTCTGTGAAAAAAGATTCACTAGAAGAGTAGAACTAAATGTACATCTGAGGTGGCATAACGGGGAGAAGAGACACTGGTGCTCATACTGTGGAAAAGGATTTTTAGATTTCAATAACCTGAAAAGGCATAAGTACAtccacacaggagagaaaccaCATTCCTGCCCCCACTGCCCCAAACACTTCACACAGTCAGGGCACCTGAAAAAGCATGTGAAAAATGTGCATAAAATTCACTGATAGAGAGAAGTAAAAGATGATGTGACAATAACTGGTGTTTCTtttccaaaaaaataaataattgtaagTATTTTTCTAACTGTAAAAATGTCAatagttttaattgttttaataatcTAGATAAGTTGTTAATTCTGTAAGTATTCTACTTTTACTCCTGCTGATACAAAAAAGCCAATAGGGGTTAACTGCTTCTGTTAATTTACCACCTGAAACAAGGATTATAAAAGCGTCTTCACACTTGACATGAAGAATTACATCACAGTTAAAGAAagaatttgctttatttaatGCCAACAAATTTGACTGTAGAGTCATCATGTCTGGAAGTCTCATTAGCATTCTTTACAATGACAAGGATGTATATAGTTGATATTGCTATATGCGCTTTAAGCAGGTGCACAATGGTTTCAGTTCATGTCGCATTGCTCTGGTTGAGTGTAAAGACACCTTAGAAGATGCTTCAACAGTCAGCTATGTAGATGtggagcaaatgaaaatgttttttttgtagttaTGGCAGTGTCGGTGTGATCACTCAATCCTTGTTTTAGTCTGAAAGACGTGTTTAAACTGTCTCCCATTTCTTAATTCTAACCTCATTGAAGAATTGTTGGACccttttttttataattcaaaCCCCATTTCAGAAAttgtaaatacagtaaatattcTGTTTATGTTGATATGATTTAGATAAAAAAAGATGTATATTTTCTTGTTCCTGAAAAGGTGTAATAAATGTAGAGTTGTCCAACTAATCCCTTTCTTTGCACTTTTTCATCAAAAAAACCTTTGATTTAGTTTGTATGAAAGTTGGTTGAGTTTCATTTTCTTAAGGACATCTTGATTTCAGACAGTTGTATTTAAAAACCAATGAGTAGTACTATTTCTGCAATTAGTTGTTAAAGCACCTAATCTCCTACCCTTTAAAGACGATTTGAGACTTACTATGTAGCTGTGATTAGATTTTAATGAAACATGCCAAACTTAGATAAGTGTAGAATGTTGTATTGTGTGTAATGTGTCACAAACAGAACAACTAACCCAAGCCCTTTTTGTCTGTAATTTTAAAGTCAGTATAATACTTTGAGAAAATGAGGTTATCGGTAAGTTATTTTTACATTCTAAAATGTTGTTCTTCCCATAAAGTCATGCAAAACACATTCTCTTAGATTTGTCCCAACATTCTAGTGGAACAGAGATGAATGTTGAATGAAAAATTACATCAGTAAACACAGCAGTGTCCTTTTGCAGGAACAATGTTATGGTCACGCCACTTTCTTGAGTTTTCAGAAGAGCCAAGGAGCTGAAGACTTTGTCTCTACCAACTTATCATTGTCGCAAATCTAATGTTACAAGCGTCATCGATCTCCTGACGAAGTCCATAGAAACGGCAGAgagtctcacttggacatttgcgttcacacatgcacctctgGAGAAAATTCAGAGGAACTGTGGAGTCcggtacatgtctgaaagcagcttacgTCTGTCATACCTGCTGCTGCGAGGTTCTCTGCCTTCTGAAGGTAAGACCCCAACTGTGCTAAACagtttctttgcttttattgGATTTGTCTTTAAAAATTCTTACCACAGCACACCAACTGTACCATGTGCACTAAACAGTTTGCCTTTGGGCAATGAATGAAAGTTTTATTATATACAAATGTCAAATATGTCCATAGAAGATTATTTACTGTACATCCATGTTCTTCCATGATGAATGTGGCtataatgatgataattattAACTCAGATAATCAACTgactttttttcctgcttcccCTTAACATATCATATCTATTATAGCACTTTGCAAGAAAAGTTACATGAATGCAATGGTAAATTTGAATGGGTAAATCTTAAGTGTGTCTTCCTTTGCATAGCACAGAAATGCCATTATCTGGATGGCTATGATTCATCATAAAATGCTTCTTTACAATGACCACATTGCAACCAAAGATTTGTCCCAAACCTTTTTATTGCacatatcttgtttttttaatctaaacattaaaatgtttcttaaaGCAGTGGTTGATGAATATTTACTTTATTggttcttgtgttttatttaagtaCTTTACGATGACCATCACCAGCCGAAAGTTTCACTCTATGACAGAAGAACATTGCAACGAATTTAGGATAAAGATTATTACTGCATCCAATACCTGCAGCTTTCAATCACAAAACATTGAGCAACCTGTACTGAAGCCTTTAGGGTCTTACTACCAAGGTAGACACCAGCAGGCAAAACCACAGTGACACTGACAGAGTTAAAGCAGGCTGGCCACTGGAACGAACAATGGAGTGATAGCATTTTCCCACATTGCCCACTTCATCCACAGCTATGAACTCAACAATCtgtgagcagcaggaggcgtTGTATTCTGTTTGGATGATGGTATTGTTCAGGGGGGTATATGAGAGGGTTCCATTACCCTTTCGCAAGATTATGCGTTCTATCCCAGTGCCATTTCCATCTGTAAGGTTGGCAGAGAACTCCCATTGGAAAAGTTCACATGCAGACATGTCTTGAGGGCATTCATTAGCCAGCACTTTAACCCCTTCACACACAGGCGGAGCAAGATCTGTAATCTGGACAGAAAggggaaaaatacatttatgcaTGGAGGGCTGCTAAGAGAATAttttcacataaacacatgcaggaTGTATCTGGTTACCTTGGTAACAACAGACATTCTTAGAACAACATAATTGGAGTCGGCACCAGTGGATGATCTGGCTTCCATAGTCAGACTGACATCAGTGCCTGATGGT
This is a stretch of genomic DNA from Paralichthys olivaceus isolate ysfri-2021 chromosome 8, ASM2471397v2, whole genome shotgun sequence. It encodes these proteins:
- the LOC109627570 gene encoding uncharacterized protein isoform X1, producing the protein MSTDDFQTKYASVMESMLKSAIAETNELFETMVDELKAEISRIKKENEELRARCSQFEERQSTVYSRENRAPPQTSSEKRDTAVQCDLVPLRTMLVEQCQSLGYSSLQIEQQQCCHCGMEKRLQDHNYGNANSQMTFMLITEEESHDNSSLLPVIKQEDVEPKVSNAVGSAWATACGNENEGSLINHIGSTGEMFENDEEARVTLELRCHGMDNDLPGAQSQPSEPEHPLVITIKCDTGDKTEGQLVKSEEQTFATAQQQLMVELEKEQLSVVPLQCHREVEMSISEQTDTAVQQSADVQCTEEPLPEPTTENTGIACEELKNGLAESDSNTQPVRRRRGRPPKKVKHLQQPVKETDATTEQDVLNSPSVRVEEVAVSSAIDKVNTTESASPVSPALQRTMESAVGDMENSEFGSLPFSVESMTRERTSGSQQCSMEMEASPTENSSATETLNSRPVESPQASSVTLRERCSSVTLQDALLLVEAMNLSTGGNPVSSFKRMIESPQTQVVPHMDTLQTMEKIPTVPQTLSSKTCDAVGSVAITELSTTQSSVQTLSTSPPVKDSTSTNKAKPHIQHITEKHSVTPSNIATQQMPSSTCATQTSVHSQQGFPRPVIRWITPSKSSNDKPNKIIVVPRPESLSMPYKFAALSPKTVAAQKNGLLSSSTDRPSFSSLPQQTIYAASRKSLPVVPSQSTATSTDQHSGFLPHLKTIIIQRQVSVVASGTRQSQNVLTAMQKSAEPADAVTVSSPQLISLSQESTYSVVGKTAVSTVSPQKKDNNSSNLGSPKQTARVFETTNVPKITCSVSQLEQKLSAVVRLIRLPMSVSTKESVSVSRLLSNGFPESRSVLNEGATQGRLPVDILRQPSKICPRLKDTAVSMSFNTSQMSKEKNNIQDMHNSEYVPPTPFKVSVPVLDISTEAISNAMQGCAPSDNAPIAEKGSVNPIQLISISSKDKSDRHLQMTKTQFLAQLAVSPVVQAPREASSKHVADTGASSAESSTSGRKSTTMARLRSRISTHLHSRRTKLKPEICTETETTAMSPKKLRSHNDNPNNTNTTTEHIPVEPKKSCVVEDIAPKRIVSVPTRRSKLSSETTPKSGRRSSSGIASVASKTVECSSVTPRRLSSTKDGANPKQTKSSVCLKNTKPTSERNSSTRDDAILKQTKSSSVSPKRSCSTREQSSLKKAEASAVTPRKSSLSENAAKFKMSTSEMINDSHRSDFTQHSSSTRQIKRESSPFSLWRKTTASDIARPNSQSGSSYVCWPKLAKDGVSCGKTAETTPAKKPRLIQEVPGPEKNLRVLNEKATTLAKMTNSNQSTLQNDAKTSQLTDKRYKTQAVWIPPTIPASRTSAGGKASLLPLKKETRSSRPQNHIAIYQPSVSLNPISTKAPSMVSPLQPLSVIGGRLLKNQCGECGRILSSSAALESHVRLHKGRRPFSCTLCGKSFPDPKGLKRHGRVHRNGRIHICQECGKGFVYRFGLTKHLQMVHSRIKPFVCQICNKGFFTKRDVEAHIRIHTGEKPFQCNLCEKRFTRRVELNVHLRWHNGEKRHWCSYCGKGFLDFNNLKRHKYIHTGEKPHSCPHCPKHFTQSGHLKKHVKNVHKIH
- the LOC109627570 gene encoding uncharacterized protein isoform X2; its protein translation is MSTDDFQTKYASVMESMLKSAIAETNELFETMVDELKAEISRIKKENEELRARCSQFEERQSTVYSRENRAPPQTSSEKRDTAVQCDLVPLRTMLVEQCQSLGYSSLQIEQQQCCHCGMEKRLQDHNYGNANSQMTFMLITEEESHDNSSLLPVIKQEDVEPKVSNAGSTGEMFENDEEARVTLELRCHGMDNDLPGAQSQPSEPEHPLVITIKCDTGDKTEGQLVKSEEQTFATAQQQLMVELEKEQLSVVPLQCHREVEMSISEQTDTAVQQSADVQCTEEPLPEPTTENTGIACEELKNGLAESDSNTQPVRRRRGRPPKKVKHLQQPVKETDATTEQDVLNSPSVRVEEVAVSSAIDKVNTTESASPVSPALQRTMESAVGDMENSEFGSLPFSVESMTRERTSGSQQCSMEMEASPTENSSATETLNSRPVESPQASSVTLRERCSSVTLQDALLLVEAMNLSTGGNPVSSFKRMIESPQTQVVPHMDTLQTMEKIPTVPQTLSSKTCDAVGSVAITELSTTQSSVQTLSTSPPVKDSTSTNKAKPHIQHITEKHSVTPSNIATQQMPSSTCATQTSVHSQQGFPRPVIRWITPSKSSNDKPNKIIVVPRPESLSMPYKFAALSPKTVAAQKNGLLSSSTDRPSFSSLPQQTIYAASRKSLPVVPSQSTATSTDQHSGFLPHLKTIIIQRQVSVVASGTRQSQNVLTAMQKSAEPADAVTVSSPQLISLSQESTYSVVGKTAVSTVSPQKKDNNSSNLGSPKQTARVFETTNVPKITCSVSQLEQKLSAVVRLIRLPMSVSTKESVSVSRLLSNGFPESRSVLNEGATQGRLPVDILRQPSKICPRLKDTAVSMSFNTSQMSKEKNNIQDMHNSEYVPPTPFKVSVPVLDISTEAISNAMQGCAPSDNAPIAEKGSVNPIQLISISSKDKSDRHLQMTKTQFLAQLAVSPVVQAPREASSKHVADTGASSAESSTSGRKSTTMARLRSRISTHLHSRRTKLKPEICTETETTAMSPKKLRSHNDNPNNTNTTTEHIPVEPKKSCVVEDIAPKRIVSVPTRRSKLSSETTPKSGRRSSSGIASVASKTVECSSVTPRRLSSTKDGANPKQTKSSVCLKNTKPTSERNSSTRDDAILKQTKSSSVSPKRSCSTREQSSLKKAEASAVTPRKSSLSENAAKFKMSTSEMINDSHRSDFTQHSSSTRQIKRESSPFSLWRKTTASDIARPNSQSGSSYVCWPKLAKDGVSCGKTAETTPAKKPRLIQEVPGPEKNLRVLNEKATTLAKMTNSNQSTLQNDAKTSQLTDKRYKTQAVWIPPTIPASRTSAGGKASLLPLKKETRSSRPQNHIAIYQPSVSLNPISTKAPSMVSPLQPLSVIGGRLLKNQCGECGRILSSSAALESHVRLHKGRRPFSCTLCGKSFPDPKGLKRHGRVHRNGRIHICQECGKGFVYRFGLTKHLQMVHSRIKPFVCQICNKGFFTKRDVEAHIRIHTGEKPFQCNLCEKRFTRRVELNVHLRWHNGEKRHWCSYCGKGFLDFNNLKRHKYIHTGEKPHSCPHCPKHFTQSGHLKKHVKNVHKIH